The following proteins are encoded in a genomic region of Enterocloster clostridioformis:
- a CDS encoding DUF6483 family protein has protein sequence MGYQDDYVMRTISDLVRTIARLVLGKNDIDYDLPEDEDRYTDLDRVYKRLKDLVDEGNINDAENLLTDELDTDSLDCLEMALTFYMYLNQLKDDELYTANYSREEIVDGINSVCAEYGISGFEHFVDTTMV, from the coding sequence ATGGGATATCAGGATGATTATGTTATGAGGACAATCAGCGATCTGGTGAGGACGATTGCCAGGCTGGTTCTTGGCAAGAACGATATTGATTATGACCTTCCGGAGGATGAGGACAGGTATACGGACCTTGACCGGGTATATAAGAGGCTTAAGGACCTGGTGGATGAGGGAAACATCAATGATGCTGAGAACCTTCTTACCGACGAGCTGGACACGGACAGCCTGGACTGTCTGGAGATGGCCCTTACATTTTACATGTACCTCAACCAGCTGAAGGATGACGAACTCTACACCGCCAATTACTCACGGGAGGAAATCGTGGATGGAATCAACAGCGTATGTGCAGAATATGGTATATCGGGGTTTGAACATTTTGTAGATACAACCATGGTTTAA
- a CDS encoding FeoB small GTPase domain-containing protein — MEHPHFIIAFTGNEQTGKEVLFKKLTAQKGSVKPSRMRDMSCPHGDFLYDSRCYKAVNLPGILSLSSPSEEANCTASYLCSGKPDAILVTGHALHLEILLGLLKEILSLGPVRDSSIPVVLCISRCEEARRQGIRIDFSLLHDVLRIPVVPLHGYGKEQMDDLKAALHYALQPHHKHDFLYDCLDFSPCRLAHECMMTEIKPSHGRQWNIHPETGRTRRICEALLLLLLFGLTACLSIRLTDCLWPLFFETKTILWAWAEWLGLPAWLSAPIIHGAFCAVSCTIPVMLPPLFLLFPLLGLLGRSGCFLWAVYLSDLITEFFIEKPCNTVRRYKSYGIFSTLFSCTADHTIPILDRAAAAAVPTGILIWFLGSMAYVGPATDSSAFLSPGIDGGSLLEAIIRFFDHPARLIGLDGTILTAFILGIFSHGMALPAMMMIYLKTGGIPSPSSPFILGQLMANHGWTWRTALCTCLMALTRFPSLTACLKLRRKPGRSLYFLSGRLLVFILGIILCFLVALTGKVSG; from the coding sequence ATGGAACACCCACATTTTATCATCGCGTTTACCGGTAATGAACAGACTGGCAAGGAGGTCTTATTCAAAAAGCTCACCGCCCAAAAAGGATCTGTTAAACCTTCCCGCATGCGGGACATGTCCTGCCCCCATGGAGATTTTCTATATGACAGCCGCTGCTATAAGGCAGTAAACCTTCCCGGCATCCTGTCCCTCAGCTCTCCGTCAGAGGAAGCCAACTGCACTGCATCCTATCTCTGCTCAGGAAAACCGGATGCCATCCTGGTAACAGGCCACGCACTCCATCTGGAGATTCTTCTGGGGCTTTTAAAGGAAATTCTGAGTCTTGGACCGGTCAGAGATTCTTCCATCCCCGTTGTACTGTGTATCAGCCGCTGTGAAGAAGCCAGACGGCAGGGCATCCGCATTGATTTTTCACTTCTCCACGATGTACTCCGGATTCCGGTCGTTCCTCTTCATGGATACGGCAAGGAACAGATGGACGACTTAAAAGCAGCCCTCCACTATGCCCTCCAGCCCCATCACAAGCATGATTTTCTCTACGACTGTCTGGACTTTTCTCCCTGCCGTCTGGCTCATGAGTGTATGATGACAGAAATAAAACCATCCCATGGAAGGCAATGGAATATACATCCGGAAACAGGACGGACCAGAAGAATATGTGAAGCACTGCTGCTATTACTTTTATTCGGACTTACCGCATGTCTGTCAATCCGGCTCACGGACTGCTTATGGCCGTTATTTTTTGAAACCAAAACCATCCTGTGGGCCTGGGCAGAATGGCTTGGATTGCCTGCCTGGCTGAGTGCGCCCATTATCCATGGCGCATTTTGCGCCGTGTCATGCACCATACCCGTGATGCTTCCGCCGCTTTTTCTGCTGTTCCCTCTGTTGGGATTGTTGGGAAGAAGCGGCTGTTTTCTCTGGGCCGTATACCTGTCAGACCTGATAACGGAGTTTTTTATTGAAAAACCCTGTAATACCGTCAGACGCTACAAGTCATACGGCATATTTTCCACCCTATTCTCCTGTACCGCGGACCACACCATTCCCATCCTTGACCGGGCAGCGGCGGCGGCTGTCCCCACCGGCATTCTCATATGGTTCCTTGGCAGCATGGCATATGTGGGACCGGCAACAGATTCTTCCGCCTTCCTGTCCCCAGGCATAGACGGCGGGAGCCTGCTGGAAGCCATCATACGTTTTTTTGATCATCCGGCCCGTCTCATTGGTCTGGACGGCACCATACTGACTGCTTTTATCCTGGGTATTTTTTCTCATGGAATGGCGCTTCCCGCCATGATGATGATATATCTGAAAACAGGAGGCATTCCTTCCCCTTCATCCCCCTTCATCCTAGGACAGCTGATGGCAAATCACGGATGGACCTGGCGCACAGCCCTGTGCACCTGTCTCATGGCCCTGACCCGCTTTCCAAGCCTTACTGCCTGCCTGAAGCTGCGCAGAAAGCCCGGCCGCTCCCTGTACTTCCTTTCAGGACGGCTGCTGGTGTTCATTCTCGGCATCATCCTGTGCTTTCTCGTCGCTCTGACAGGCAAAGTATCCGGTTGA
- the ytvI gene encoding sporulation integral membrane protein YtvI, giving the protein MDIQKRRTFIISFIYFGIIGVLCYIGLKKLLPILIPFMAAMAIAALLEPAVSLLDRHMKGGKGVAAAVVLLVFYGSILTIMCVSGSHVLSSIQEQAKKLPGIYSQTIEPGLSHFFSLLENSFPGHSIHISALGQSLEHFMKNASMGISSALLGWGASAISGIPSLFLDFIIAVIASFFLTGSYRETLDFLLCQIPGDRRQMLLQIFLHVRDIACRLLRAYALLMLLTFTELYIGFLVLGIPAGFTLACITSLVDILPVLGTGTVLLPWAFIAWMTGSKSLALGLVCLYLLIAVVRQTLEPKIIGLQMGLSPAATLLCMFAGGKLLGLTGIFLFPIAAAILAELRSGTTYPSQEQA; this is encoded by the coding sequence ATGGACATTCAAAAACGCAGGACGTTCATCATCAGCTTTATTTACTTTGGAATCATAGGCGTGCTCTGCTATATAGGATTAAAGAAGCTCCTGCCCATACTGATTCCCTTCATGGCAGCCATGGCTATTGCAGCCTTGCTGGAACCGGCGGTGTCCTTGCTGGACAGACATATGAAGGGTGGAAAGGGTGTGGCCGCCGCGGTTGTGCTGCTGGTCTTTTATGGTTCCATTCTGACAATCATGTGCGTGTCCGGCAGCCACGTTCTGTCCTCCATCCAGGAGCAGGCAAAAAAACTGCCCGGCATCTACAGCCAGACCATTGAGCCAGGTCTGTCCCATTTCTTTTCCTTACTGGAGAACAGTTTTCCCGGCCACAGCATCCACATATCTGCCCTGGGACAAAGCCTGGAGCATTTCATGAAGAATGCCTCCATGGGCATCTCCTCCGCACTGCTTGGCTGGGGCGCCTCTGCCATAAGCGGGATTCCCTCCCTGTTCCTTGATTTCATCATCGCCGTGATAGCCTCATTTTTCCTGACAGGCAGCTACAGGGAGACGCTGGATTTCCTGCTGTGCCAGATTCCCGGCGACAGACGGCAGATGCTCCTGCAGATATTTCTCCATGTAAGGGATATTGCCTGCCGGCTTCTGAGGGCTTATGCGCTTTTGATGCTTCTGACATTTACGGAACTTTATATCGGATTCCTGGTCCTTGGCATTCCGGCCGGATTCACCCTGGCCTGCATCACCTCGCTGGTGGATATTCTGCCGGTGCTGGGCACGGGCACCGTGCTCCTTCCCTGGGCGTTCATAGCCTGGATGACCGGTTCCAAAAGCCTGGCCCTGGGTCTTGTGTGCCTGTATCTGCTCATAGCAGTGGTCCGCCAGACCCTGGAGCCGAAAATCATCGGCCTTCAGATGGGCCTTTCCCCCGCAGCCACCCTGCTGTGCATGTTTGCAGGCGGCAAACTTCTGGGCCTGACCGGTATCTTCCTGTTTCCCATAGCCGCCGCCATTCTGGCAGAACTGCGCAGCGGCACTACCTATCCCTCCCAGGAACAAGCTTAA
- a CDS encoding DUF3810 domain-containing protein encodes MKFFHNVTAKIPPVFTSKNTAKSPGHQNAAPERAEKKVRSLVFFAAGLVLAAVSGLLGLCARTVPGFAQFYSATVYPFLAGTLGRFCSLFPFSLSEIGLYFLCLLCICYMILHIRQPVALFSRVLFLCGVLLFLFTVNCGINYYRTPFSYEAGIAAESSSTEELLALCRYLTNQINSSLLEIDHSGDLLDGLYPGQMEATPAPSARELSRLGKDGRAAMIRLGQSYPQLDGYYPYPKPFINSRLLSVQQLCGIYSPFTIEANYNREMPYYNIPHTICHELSHLKGFMREDEANFIGYLACIGSDSPDFRYSGYLTGWVYAGNALAKADPESYYDLYTKLSPQAARDLDWNNQFWERFDGPVAEASTQMNDRYLKAHSQEDGVRSYGRMVDLMLAYYKEQL; translated from the coding sequence ATGAAGTTCTTCCATAACGTTACAGCCAAGATTCCACCGGTATTTACCTCTAAAAACACAGCAAAATCACCCGGACACCAAAACGCGGCTCCTGAAAGAGCAGAAAAAAAAGTCCGTTCCCTGGTTTTCTTCGCAGCCGGCCTGGTTCTGGCTGCTGTCTCCGGCCTGCTGGGGCTCTGTGCCCGGACGGTGCCCGGGTTTGCCCAGTTTTACTCCGCCACCGTGTACCCTTTCCTGGCAGGGACATTAGGACGGTTCTGCAGCCTGTTTCCATTTTCCCTATCCGAAATCGGGCTGTATTTCCTCTGCCTGCTCTGCATATGCTACATGATTCTGCATATCAGACAGCCTGTTGCGCTGTTTTCCCGTGTTCTTTTTCTTTGCGGTGTCCTGTTATTTCTGTTCACGGTAAACTGCGGCATCAACTATTACCGGACTCCCTTTTCCTATGAGGCAGGTATTGCCGCAGAAAGCTCCTCCACCGAGGAGCTGCTGGCGCTGTGCCGTTATCTTACCAACCAAATCAACAGCTCCCTGCTGGAAATAGACCACTCCGGCGATCTTCTGGACGGTCTGTATCCCGGACAAATGGAAGCAACCCCCGCACCCTCGGCCCGGGAACTTTCTAGACTGGGAAAGGACGGCAGGGCTGCTATGATTCGGCTGGGCCAATCCTATCCCCAGCTGGATGGATATTATCCCTATCCAAAGCCCTTTATCAACTCCAGACTGCTGTCCGTGCAGCAGCTCTGCGGCATCTACTCCCCCTTCACCATAGAGGCGAACTACAACAGGGAGATGCCCTACTATAACATCCCTCATACCATATGCCACGAACTGTCCCATCTGAAGGGCTTTATGCGGGAAGATGAGGCCAACTTCATCGGATATCTGGCATGTATCGGCTCTGACTCCCCGGACTTTCGCTACAGCGGCTACCTGACCGGCTGGGTCTATGCAGGCAATGCCCTGGCCAAGGCGGACCCTGAGAGTTATTATGACCTCTATACAAAGCTGTCCCCTCAGGCAGCCCGGGACCTGGACTGGAACAACCAGTTCTGGGAGCGTTTTGATGGACCGGTGGCAGAGGCCTCCACCCAGATGAATGACAGGTATCTTAAAGCGCACAGTCAGGAGGACGGCGTCAGAAGCTATGGCCGGATGGTGGATTTGATGCTGGCGTATTATAAGGAGCAACTATAG
- the prfH gene encoding peptide chain release factor H produces MRVQISSGQGPAECELAVAMLYEELRRENGDVRLVSCMPGKKPGCMSSVVFETDRNLRELEGSVLWICKSPYRPGHKRKNWYVDVSILDQVPRISEERMVRFETFCSGGKGGQHVNKVETGVRAIHIPTGTAVVSTQARSQHMNKQIAMNRLCCILAEMNARNQQKEKSLAWMEHARLERGNPVRIYEGMRFERSR; encoded by the coding sequence ATGAGAGTACAGATTAGCTCCGGTCAGGGGCCGGCAGAATGCGAGCTGGCAGTGGCCATGCTCTATGAAGAACTGAGAAGGGAAAACGGGGATGTGCGCCTGGTAAGCTGTATGCCTGGAAAGAAGCCGGGCTGCATGTCATCTGTGGTGTTTGAGACAGACCGGAATTTGCGGGAGCTGGAGGGCAGTGTGCTGTGGATTTGTAAAAGTCCCTACCGTCCCGGACACAAGCGGAAGAACTGGTATGTGGACGTGAGCATACTGGACCAGGTCCCAAGGATATCAGAGGAAAGGATGGTGCGTTTTGAAACCTTTTGCAGCGGAGGAAAGGGCGGACAGCATGTGAATAAGGTGGAGACCGGCGTGCGGGCCATCCATATTCCCACAGGTACAGCCGTGGTGTCAACCCAGGCCAGGAGCCAGCACATGAATAAGCAGATTGCCATGAACCGGCTGTGCTGCATACTGGCAGAGATGAACGCCCGGAATCAGCAAAAAGAAAAAAGCCTTGCGTGGATGGAACACGCAAGGCTGGAGCGGGGGAACCCGGTCCGTATATATGAGGGTATGAGGTTTGAGCGGAGCCGGTAA
- a CDS encoding RtcB family protein, whose protein sequence is MEKENCILISNGKNWVEQAAKDQLLAVSRLPGVVKAVGLPDLHPGRIPVGTAVLSRGILYPHLLGNDIGCGMSLFDTGIKKKKFKQEKWVSRLEAIRDLEDILFSDPYEEECPIRDLGTLGGGNHFAEFQCVEQIYDRDSIRYTGLKSRVVCHDTNLLFAEAPEAYKNVEQVIGVLQEYGLIDITATLRPLITFKG, encoded by the coding sequence TTGGAGAAAGAAAACTGCATATTAATCAGCAACGGTAAGAATTGGGTGGAACAGGCGGCAAAGGACCAGCTTTTGGCAGTGAGCAGGCTCCCGGGCGTAGTGAAGGCGGTGGGGCTTCCGGACCTGCATCCCGGGCGGATTCCTGTGGGAACCGCTGTCCTGAGCAGGGGAATATTATATCCCCATCTTTTGGGAAATGATATCGGATGTGGTATGAGCCTCTTTGATACAGGAATAAAGAAAAAGAAGTTTAAACAGGAGAAATGGGTATCCAGGCTGGAGGCCATCCGGGATCTGGAGGATATTTTGTTTTCCGACCCGTATGAGGAGGAGTGCCCTATACGGGACTTGGGGACCCTGGGAGGAGGCAACCATTTTGCGGAGTTCCAATGTGTGGAGCAGATTTATGACCGGGATTCCATCCGGTACACCGGCCTTAAGAGCCGTGTGGTCTGCCACGATACCAACCTGCTGTTCGCAGAGGCGCCGGAGGCATATAAAAATGTGGAGCAGGTCATCGGAGTATTGCAGGAGTATGGGCTGATTGACATAACAGCCACCCTGCGTCCCCTGATCACGTTTAAAGGATAG
- the tnpA gene encoding IS200/IS605 family transposase — protein MSETIRKSHNVSVLMYHFVCPTKYRRVVIDEDVDRVIKETCEGIQERYEIRFLEVGTDKDHIHFLIQSVPTYSPKKIIQIVKSIIAREVFAKCPQVKKKLWGGEFWTDGYYVATVSEHGNEQIISRYVKEQGQEKNYKTIYKNVEKTKQYSIWDYM, from the coding sequence ATGAGTGAAACAATACGCAAGTCACACAATGTATCAGTACTCATGTATCATTTCGTATGTCCAACAAAATATAGAAGAGTAGTAATAGATGAAGATGTAGATAGGGTAATCAAAGAAACGTGTGAGGGAATTCAGGAAAGGTATGAAATAAGATTTTTGGAAGTAGGTACAGATAAAGACCATATACATTTTCTTATCCAGTCAGTGCCTACATATAGTCCAAAAAAAATCATCCAAATAGTGAAGAGCATCATAGCCCGGGAGGTGTTCGCGAAATGTCCACAAGTGAAGAAAAAATTGTGGGGAGGAGAATTCTGGACAGATGGCTATTACGTAGCAACGGTGAGTGAACATGGGAATGAGCAAATCATAAGTAGATATGTGAAAGAACAGGGACAGGAAAAAAATTATAAAACAATCTATAAAAACGTAGAGAAAACAAAGCAGTATAGCATATGGGATTATATGTAG
- a CDS encoding M13-type metalloendopeptidase yields the protein MKKRKSLAARITAARAATPRTALALTAAVLAAAMAVTGCSGTGRTETEPESQTEITAGPAVNRPESPKQSLGSQSGEGPAAYVDDFYDAVNHDTLESWEIPAEQADMSWFRKAREDNYSKVNDLIRQASSEAGQTLQEAGSDLYNIRALNLTGLDRETRDREGYGRTTGAFLKEIDSADSVTGLLKACLQFQRNTGLFSLMGWYYEGDSEDSSVKVLYLSQPDSGLRREVWFSEDASNQKRVEEYKKYLTKLHENNGLSPEEAAATVARVTDMMKELASSTLKIEEVYDAEKTYNVCTAGEAANLYSGALPFSLLNSIFGILEGEKTVVSQPDACRKLGSYLKEENLPLLKEYVKTCLYSDLSMMTDTASLAAAQEYQTAAGGIEKRKDFERTVSETVQEKLGFQCGRVFCETYFNEDAKQDVASIIRQIIDVYDNRLAHMEWMTESTRQEARKKLKAITVKVGYPDQWPQDKYSLVLKSPDEGGVYIDNIMEILKASQDYSFKTRHDPVDRNEWGMTPQTVNAYYNPGNNEIVFPAGILQAPFYDPEAEPVANLGGIGAVIGHEITHAFDTSGSQYDEKGNLRDWWTAQDKQRFRELAQKVIDYYDTMEVNGIQVNGTLSVTENIADLGGVSCITEIAREKGYDLKELYHAYGVIWATKYRDEYLSYIMTNDTHSPGITRVNAVLSATDDFYTAFGVKEGDGMYRRPEDRPHIW from the coding sequence ATGAAAAAAAGAAAAAGCCTGGCGGCACGAATCACCGCAGCCCGGGCAGCCACCCCCCGGACAGCCCTGGCGCTGACAGCCGCGGTACTGGCAGCAGCCATGGCTGTCACCGGATGCTCCGGTACAGGCCGGACAGAAACAGAACCGGAGAGCCAGACTGAAATCACGGCCGGCCCGGCAGTTAACCGGCCTGAAAGCCCCAAGCAGTCCCTTGGCAGCCAATCCGGCGAAGGTCCGGCAGCCTATGTGGATGATTTCTATGACGCGGTAAACCATGACACGCTGGAAAGCTGGGAGATTCCGGCTGAACAGGCCGATATGAGCTGGTTCAGAAAGGCGCGGGAGGACAATTATTCCAAGGTAAATGACCTGATTCGCCAGGCGTCGTCCGAAGCAGGCCAGACACTTCAGGAAGCCGGAAGCGACCTGTACAACATACGCGCGCTGAATCTGACCGGTCTGGACCGGGAGACCAGGGACAGGGAAGGGTACGGCCGGACAACCGGAGCATTTTTAAAGGAAATAGATTCAGCGGACTCTGTCACCGGGCTTCTGAAGGCATGCCTTCAGTTCCAGAGGAATACCGGGCTGTTCAGCCTTATGGGCTGGTATTATGAAGGGGACAGTGAGGACTCCTCGGTAAAGGTCCTCTATCTCTCGCAGCCGGATTCCGGTCTCAGGAGGGAAGTCTGGTTCTCCGAAGACGCATCCAACCAGAAGCGGGTGGAGGAATACAAAAAATATCTCACAAAGCTTCACGAAAACAACGGCCTGAGCCCGGAGGAAGCTGCGGCCACCGTAGCCCGGGTAACGGATATGATGAAGGAACTGGCATCCTCCACCCTTAAGATAGAGGAGGTCTATGACGCGGAAAAAACATACAATGTCTGCACAGCCGGCGAGGCAGCAAACCTGTATTCCGGCGCCCTGCCCTTCAGCCTTCTAAACAGCATATTCGGCATACTGGAAGGTGAAAAGACAGTTGTCTCCCAGCCGGATGCCTGCAGGAAGCTTGGAAGCTATCTGAAGGAAGAAAACCTACCTCTCCTGAAAGAATATGTCAAAACCTGTCTCTATTCGGATCTGTCCATGATGACAGACACCGCTTCCCTGGCTGCTGCCCAGGAGTATCAGACAGCTGCAGGCGGTATAGAAAAGAGAAAGGATTTTGAGAGGACCGTGTCTGAAACAGTCCAGGAAAAACTTGGTTTCCAGTGCGGCCGTGTATTCTGTGAAACCTATTTTAACGAGGACGCCAAACAGGATGTGGCTTCCATCATCCGTCAAATCATAGATGTATACGACAACCGCCTTGCCCATATGGAATGGATGACAGAATCCACCCGTCAGGAGGCAAGGAAAAAACTGAAAGCCATTACAGTCAAGGTTGGTTATCCCGACCAATGGCCCCAGGACAAATACAGCCTGGTACTGAAATCCCCGGACGAGGGCGGCGTCTACATTGACAATATCATGGAAATCCTGAAGGCATCCCAGGACTACTCCTTTAAGACCAGACACGACCCGGTGGACCGGAATGAATGGGGCATGACGCCCCAGACAGTCAATGCCTATTATAACCCCGGAAACAACGAAATCGTGTTTCCGGCCGGAATCCTTCAGGCCCCGTTTTATGACCCGGAGGCAGAGCCTGTGGCCAACCTGGGAGGCATCGGTGCTGTCATCGGCCACGAAATCACCCATGCATTTGACACAAGCGGTTCCCAGTATGATGAAAAGGGAAACCTGCGGGATTGGTGGACTGCCCAGGATAAACAGCGTTTCAGGGAACTGGCCCAAAAGGTCATTGACTACTATGATACCATGGAAGTAAACGGCATCCAGGTAAACGGTACACTGAGCGTTACGGAAAATATCGCCGACCTGGGCGGCGTTTCCTGCATAACAGAAATAGCCAGGGAAAAGGGATATGACCTGAAGGAGCTGTACCATGCCTATGGTGTCATATGGGCCACAAAATACAGGGATGAATACCTTTCCTACATCATGACCAATGATACACATTCCCCTGGCATCACCAGGGTAAATGCCGTACTGTCCGCCACCGATGACTTTTATACTGCCTTTGGAGTCAAGGAGGGCGACGGGATGTACCGCAGGCCGGAGGACAGGCCCCATATCTGGTAG
- a CDS encoding IS256 family transposase — MTEGKRNIVHQLLEEYDIQTAEDIQEALKDLLGSTLKEMMEAEMDEHLGYGRSERSDSDDYRNGYKPKRINSSFGSMDIQVPQDRKSTFEPQVVRKRQKDISGIDQKIISMYAKGMTTRQISDTLMDIYGFEASEGFISDVTDKILPQIEDWQNRPLEEVYPVVYIDAIHYSVREDGVIRKLAAYVILGLTLEGKKEVLSIQIGENESSKYWLCVLNELKNRGVKDILILCSDGLTGIKEAITAAFPKTEQQRCIVHMVRNTLKYVSDKDRKAFATDLKTIYHAANEEKALEALEKVTEKWTPKYPNSMKRWHDNWDVVSPIFKFSMEVRKVIYTTNAIESLNSTYRKLNRQRSVFPGSTALLKALYLATFEATKKWTMPIRNWGQVYGELSIMYEGRLPE, encoded by the coding sequence ATGACGGAGGGGAAAAGGAACATCGTCCATCAGCTCCTGGAAGAGTATGACATCCAGACTGCGGAGGATATCCAGGAAGCCCTCAAAGACCTGCTGGGGAGCACCCTGAAGGAGATGATGGAAGCGGAGATGGATGAGCATCTCGGCTATGGGAGGTCAGAACGGTCGGATTCGGATGATTACCGCAATGGCTACAAGCCCAAGCGGATCAACAGCAGCTTCGGGAGCATGGACATCCAGGTGCCCCAGGACAGGAAGTCCACGTTTGAACCCCAGGTGGTAAGAAAGCGCCAGAAGGACATTTCCGGCATTGACCAGAAGATCATATCCATGTATGCAAAAGGCATGACAACCCGCCAAATCTCGGATACCTTGATGGACATTTATGGTTTTGAGGCTTCGGAAGGGTTCATCTCGGACGTGACGGACAAGATACTGCCGCAGATTGAAGACTGGCAGAACCGCCCGCTGGAGGAAGTCTATCCCGTGGTCTACATCGACGCAATCCATTATTCCGTGCGGGAGGACGGGGTAATCCGCAAGCTTGCCGCCTATGTCATCCTCGGCCTTACGCTGGAAGGTAAAAAGGAAGTCCTGAGCATACAGATCGGGGAGAATGAAAGCTCCAAGTACTGGCTCTGCGTTCTGAACGAGTTGAAGAACCGCGGTGTGAAGGATATCCTCATTCTCTGCTCGGACGGGCTCACGGGCATTAAGGAAGCCATAACGGCGGCATTCCCGAAGACGGAGCAGCAGCGCTGCATCGTACATATGGTACGGAACACGCTGAAATACGTCTCCGACAAGGACCGGAAAGCATTTGCCACGGACCTGAAAACCATCTACCATGCCGCAAACGAGGAAAAGGCGCTGGAGGCGCTGGAGAAGGTGACGGAAAAGTGGACGCCAAAGTACCCCAACTCAATGAAACGCTGGCATGACAACTGGGATGTGGTATCCCCCATCTTCAAGTTTTCCATGGAGGTCAGGAAGGTGATCTATACTACCAACGCGATCGAGAGCCTCAACTCTACCTACCGGAAGCTCAACCGCCAGCGGAGCGTGTTCCCGGGCAGCACGGCGCTCTTAAAGGCTCTGTACCTGGCCACGTTCGAGGCGACGAAGAAGTGGACCATGCCCATCCGCAACTGGGGGCAGGTCTATGGGGAACTGTCCATTATGTACGAAGGCAGACTGCCGGAATAA